A section of the Telopea speciosissima isolate NSW1024214 ecotype Mountain lineage chromosome 3, Tspe_v1, whole genome shotgun sequence genome encodes:
- the LOC122656092 gene encoding eukaryotic initiation factor 4A-14, with the protein MAGVAPEGSQFDARQYDTKMNELLGSDGQEFFTSYDEVYDSFDAMGLQENLLRGIYAYGFEKPSAIQQRGIVPFCKGLDVIQQAQSGTGKTATFCSGILQQLDYGLVECQALVLAPTRELAQQIEKVMRALGDYLGVKVHACVGGTSVREDQRILSSGVHVVVGTPGRVFDMLRRQSLRPDYIKMFVLDEADEMLSRGFKDQIYDIFQLLPSKVQVGVFSATMPPEALEITRKFMNKPVRILVKRDELTLEGIKQFHVNVEKEDWKLETLCDLYETLAITQSVIFVNTRRKVDWLTDKMRSRDHTVSATHGDMDQNTRDIIMREFRSGSSRVLITTDLLARGIDVQQVSLVINYDLPTQPENYLHRIGRSGRFGRKGVAINFVTRDDERMLFDIQKFYNVVIEELPSNVADLL; encoded by the exons ATGGCGGGAGTGGCACCAGAAGGATCGCAATTTGATGCTCGTCAATATGATACGAAGATGAATGAATT GCTTGGATCTGATGGGCAGGAATTCTTTACTTCATATGATGAGGTATATGACAGTTTTGATGCTATGGGCTTGCAAGAGAATCTTCTCAGGGGCATCTATGCATACG gttttgagaAGCCATCTGCTATTCAGCAAAGGGGGATTGTGCCATTCTGCAAAGGTCTTGATGTTATTCAACAGGCACAGTCCGGAACAGGGAAAACAGCGACTTTCTGCTCTGGAATTCTGCAGCAGCTTGACTATGGTTTAGTGGAGTGCCAGGCTTTGGTACTGGCTCCCACCAGGGAACTTGCTCAACAAATTGAGAAGGTCATGCGTGCACTTGGGGACTATCTTGGTGTGAAAGTTCACGCTTGTGTGGGTGGAACCAGTGTCCGTGAGGATCAGCGCATTCTATCAAGTGGAGTACATGTTGTGGTTGGCACTCCGGGTCGGGTCTTTGACATGTTGCGTAGGCAGTCTCTTCGCCCTGATTATATTAAGATGTTTGTTTTGGATGAGGCTGATGAAATGCTTTCAAGAGGTTTCAAGGATCAG ATATATGATATTTTCCAGCTATTGCCATCAAAGGTTCAGGTCGGAGTTTTTTCTGCCACAATGCCTCCTGAAGCCCTTGAGATCACAAGGAAGTTCATGAACAAGCCTGTGAGGATCTTGGTTAAGCGTGATGAGCTTACCCTTGAGGGTATCAAGCAGTTCCATGTCAACGTAGAAAAGGAGGACTGGAAGCTTGAGACTCTGTGTGATCTTTATGAGACATTGGCCATCACGCAGAGTGTCATCTTTGTCAACACTCGACGTAAGGTCGACTGGTTGACAGACAAGATGCGGAGTCGTGACCATACAGTATCTGCCACTCATGGAGATATGGACCAGAACACCAGAGACATCATCATGCGTGAATTCCGATCTGGTTCATCTCGGGTGCTCATTACCACAGATCTCCTTGCTCGTGGTATTGATGTCCAGCAGGTCTCTCTTGTCATAAACTATGACCTTCCCACACAGCCAGAAAACTACCTTCACCGTATTGGACGTAGTGGACGGTTTGGTAGGAAAGGTGTTGCTATCAACTTTGTGACGCGGGATGATGAGAGGATGCTGTTCGACATCCAGAAGTTCTACAATGTGGTCATTGAGGAACTGCCTTCAAATGTTGCAGATCTTCTGtga